Genomic window (Nitrosopumilus sp.):
ACAAATTCCTCTACAAGTCATGCTGGATGATAATCAGATACAAAAAGACGTCTACAATCTGGACACAATTTTGAATTTTTTAGAATATAGTATGAAAATGCTTTACTGCAAGCAATGCAACACCTAATGGAAACTCCAAGAGACACAAATCTATTTTATTTGTACAAAAATTAAAACAAGATCCTCATTCTTTGATTTTATTCTAACGTCTTGGAATTATTATGATTGTGTTGATGCAACCTAATCTCATCAATGTTTTTGCAGTATTTACAGATTGTAGATACTACCATATTGCATTGTGGATAATTTTTGTATTCTTGTACATCACAACCACACATTTTACACAATTCATTTTTTAACATGTTGAAAAATATTTCAGAGATTATTTCATCAGATCAGCAATTCTAATGAATTTTAAACAAGATTTAGAGTCAAAAAACGAATTACAAGATAAATTGAACCTGCAGATGAAAAAAGTATTCATTAATCAAAAAATGATCAACTCACCCTAATTAAAATACAAATCCTAGAAACTGTTTATCAATTATGTTTTAGAACATTTTTCACACAGTACAGGTTTGTCTGTAGTATAAACTAGTTTTGCATCTTTCTCTGTAATTCCACACTTGAAACATTCTGCAACTCTTACCATTAGTATTTCTTGGTTTTTCCATTATTTCTCTTTTTCTAAATTTCGGATTGTTTCTCCAATAGTTCTGGGTTTTCATCAATCATTTCTTTTATCTCCTCACCAGTTTAGAATTCCTTACATCTTTTGGAAGTGGAGATACTACTGCAGCCATACAATCAACAATGACACAAATTAGTATTAATTTTTCATTGAATTTACATTTAGGATCAAGTCTGAAATTTACTGACTCTGCTCTATTTTGACATACTTTCTGCCAATTACAAACTTTAACTTTTCAGGATTTTCTAAAAACTCCAAGATAGGCTTTGGAATATTGCACTGAGTCCCTCTAGCATCATTATAATTGATAGATACTACAAACTCTTTTGCGTCTTTTTTCCATTTGGGCATATTTTCAGCGGTTTATCTCCAGTATTTATACTATCCACGTGGTTAATAGTAATAATTATATAATATCCTCGTGGATATAATAGATATAATATGAACAAAATCAATCAATGTCTTTTTATGCAAATGGAGTGTAATTATTCATGGGTAACACATTGACTCAAAACAATCCATACGTAAACAGATTCGAGGATATGCTAAAACCATTACAATCCAAACTATCAAAATTAGAGATAAAGTTGAATTCTATTGATGGTAATCATCCAGACAAACAGCAATCTACATTAAATGTTTTAGAAGAAATTAACAAAACCAAACAATATATTCAGATTGCTGAAAAGAATTTGGAATGTGCTAAAGAAATGATTCATGTAAGATCAGACAAAATTCCATCTAATGTTACATACCATAATGCTTGGAATGATTGTTGGTATGATGAGGAAAGAAAATTGTATGTGACTCATTGTAAATATTTCAAAGAATTATCTGATTCTAGAGAAAGATCTCATCAAATTCAATATGAAAAAGAAACTAATGATGATGGAATTGTCGCATTGGCAGACAAAGTTAAATTTAGATTTGGATATCCTTGTGTAATACAGAAAGATAAAGAAGAGAATCCAGTTTGGTATTTACTTCCAACTTTAACAGATAGTATGCTCACGGAAGAGATTGTTGTTACAAGATTAAGACCAAAATCGCATGAAGAATCTATTCTTTATAGAACAGAATCTGAACAATGGATAACAATTGGTACACAAGGATTACGATTATGTGAGAAGGAAAATGAGATTTCTGACAAATTGGAATTGTATCCTAAAGTTCCACTTGAAGAATTAAAGATGCTTTACGAGAAAAAATAAAAAATTTCTTATTTAAAAGTCTCCACTACTGTTACCAGAAACAGTTTCAACTTTGTTGATGTTACCTTTCATACTCTCAAACATCTTTCCAGCAGAACTTGGATGCTCATGCAATTGCTCCAATAATTTAGCATCTGCTTTTGCCTGAACATTTGGATTAAACCTCTCAAATCCCTTTATCTGATTGTGTTGCATATCCAAGTATTCTTTTTGTAATGATGGATTCTCCATTATGTTGTGACCAGTACTCACATATTCCATCTCATTTACAATAATTCCTGGATTCATGAGAATTGGTGCTGTTTGGCCAGTTTGTGGAATTACCGTTTTTTCAATGACTTGAGTGTATCCACTAGGCTCTAGTGATTTTAGATGACTATCCATAAAGTTGAGATTGTGATTTACAACTCCAGTCTGGCCAATTTCTGCACCCTTGGCATTTCCTGTTTCTAGTATGTTACCTGCAATTGGTCTTCCTATTTGCGGAATGTGCATTGCCTGAGTTGCAGCTTGTACTCCACCTGCTGCAAGTCCTGCAGTTCCACCTGCTAGTCCTGCTTTTGCATATGTCTTGAATTTCTCACCAAATGACATGGGGTTTTGCTCTACAGTATTGCCACCAAAAGCCATTGGTTGTGCACTTGCATGAGAAGATCCATTGCTAGTAATGCCTCCATCACTATTACTATTGCTACCTGCCAAACCCATCTGACCTGAAGATATAGGACCTCTTCCTAATCCTCCTAAAACATTAGCTCCTGCTGCACCTGCAGATCCTACCATTCCTGCTCCTGCCATAGTTGTAGCAGCTCCTGACATCTGGTTTGCAGCATTCTGTATTCCCCCAAGCGCTCCTTGTCCTGCTACTGCACCAACGACAGAGGATGCCATGATTGCAGTTGACATCATCTGCCCAACCTGTGTTGTAAGATTGCCTAGCATTGGTGCAAGCATTACTGGAACAAACACAGCTAGAAATCCTACTGCCAGACTTGCAAACCAGTCCTGCATTGCAGGCAATGTAGTAGAATCAAGATATGCAAGTCCAGTAGTCAAAACAAGTGCTGAAAATATAGGAGCCATGGAAAGACCAACCAGATTGGTAGTTATCATGTCCTGTAATTTTCTAAATATTGGAATCATTCCCAAAGTCAAAACTAGTGGAATTGACATTGCAAATACCATAGTCAGCATCATACGAATTGTAGATATTACAAACATCATTGCAGTCATGAACATTACTGCAAATCCCTTGAATAACCCCAAGAACACATCTTTCATTACTCCCTGTGCAAATGCTCCAGGATCAACAAATGCTGCTGCCCATTCTTCAGGATTAAATGCACCTGCAGGTATTGTACCGCCCATGGAATTCCATAGTGCAGCAGTTCTAGCAGCAGGATCCACTCCAGAGTTAAACGGATCAAGCAAAAACAATGAAAAATTTTCAATTAACATTGCAAAAATATCCCAAAGAAATGGAAATACTGCAAAAAATGGAACAAACAAGATAACTTTTCTTAAAATTTGCCAGGCAGTACCAGGTTGAATCCATTTTATTGATTCTAACATTAAAACTAAAACAGATACAATTCCCACTGCAATTAACACCAAAAAGGAGATCATAAAGAGAATCCAATACAAATCAATTCTTTCATTTGTCTGTGGGTTGCCTTCACCATCAAGAATCATATCACCTGTTACGCCATCATAGTCAAAGAATGTCGGCATGTCTGTAATTAGTTGAGGTACCAATGAACCACCTAGTGCAACTACAACTTGTGAAATAGTGATTAGTGCTGCTAAAATGATAATGCCAATTGCAAGCATCAAGGGAATGGTAAATACAAATCCGTGGTGAGAGGATCTCAGATTTAGTGTATTTTTAAATAAATGATATTTTTGATTGTTGGTTTTCAATACAATATAGAATATGGATTTTATTTAAGGAGTAAAGTAGTGTGATGAATAATTCAAATCAGATTGGAAGTACAACATACATGGGGCTATCTTGGATTTTTACTAGGACTAAGTTTTTCTGATTTGAGTACACAGTCATTTAGAAATTTTTATCTCCATTTTATTCAATATCCAAACTATGATTTATGAAGAAAAATTCTCAAGAAATACTTTCATGAAAAAATGTAAGCGTATTTCCTGAATCAAGGCAACTTAATCAAGAACAACTCTTCGAATATTCTCAAAAGGATTGAACTCTCTTTCTTGTTGCACTAAGTACGTTCCTTCTGGGATGTGTATGGTTTTATGCTCCTGATGTACAAGGTCTGCGGATGTTTTGACTTCAAAATAAAGAGCATCAATCTCTTGCTTGTATACAATAACATTTCCTTGTAACTGATGTCTGTGTCCTGTTTTTTCTCCTTCTGCTAAGATGTTCGTATTTGTCGGTTTTAAATTTTGAGGGATTTCCTTTATCTTTCTTATCAACAAATCCCCATGTCTTGCAATCCACACCATTATTTCACCTCCTTTTCATTTTTTATCAAAACGGACTTCATGTCTCAATATCCAAATTGTCGTATTCTTTTGGCGTAAGATGAAATTTCCATGCCATTGCATTGTCTGCAAAATGTATGTTGTCAGGTACAAAACTAAAGTATATTCTGTCAGTAGATGGACATTTGTACTTTAGAAGTTTGATTGATCTTCCACTGATGAGATTGTTCCTTAACACGTATAGTTCGTTTCCACGTTTTGATCTGTTCAAGAGTTCTGCATCAAGTTCATCAACCACAGTATCATATCCATACAATTGTATGGCAACATGTCTCTGCTCAATATTTTGAATTTGGAGCATCTCTTTGATCTTTAACTCCCTCCGGGTAACTTTCTCCCAAAGATTTTTCTCAAACATAACACCATGAATGAAATAGTCATTTTGGTCACCTTGCCAATGCATGGCAGCTTCTGATACTGAGTGTAATCTACCCTGATTATCTTTCTTTATTTTTTTAGGAGTACTACAAAGTATGGCAACATCCTTGAAAAATGATGCATGCCAAATGCCTCTCATCATCATGTTGGAATAACGAGTAAAGTCTTCTTTTATCGTGCTGTCATCCAAACATCCTATCCTGTCAAAAAAAGAACCAGTCATAATCCAAACTTCGGTGGAGAGGCCAAAGTCAGTTTGATGTGCCATGACTCCATTTAGATAATTCTGTCCGCTGCCGTTGAGTACATCTAAAACATCTCGTATTATCTTGTTTGTAAAGACCTGTTCAAGTTTTATCAATTCAAGTATCACGTCATTGTCAACGTTCTTTTCGATCAGTTTGGTTGTGTTTCTGACAAGTTTTTTTCTGAATTTTTTGTGTATGTTCTGATTAATTGGATGAGACAAAGAGAGAGTTTTCCTACTGGATGTAAATGAAGGTATTTTTTGGTATTCTGCAAAAGAATCAGCTGTTACAATTTTAGGTTTAGAAAAACCTGCAATGTCATACAGCCAATCAATATCTCTTTCTGTTTCTGGATTTGCAGGATTTTTGCCTGATACAGTAACTAATTCAAACCATTCTCGTTTTAGATCTGCCAGAATTCTTTTCTGATCAGAGTCAAGCTCAAGTATCTTCTTTTTCCCAAACAATTTCATACTATTTTGTTATCTTTTTTGAAACTAAAACTTGCATAGGCAAATTATCTAAAACTAGTCAAATTATCTATCAATCAGTATATTCTATTTCATTGCATTAATGTTATGATGTTCTTATGGGGAATACTTGTAATTTTGGCACTGGGTATTTTTTTGATTTTTCAGCCGTATGGAGACGAATACAAATTACTGTACTTTCCAATCGGAGTTGGTTTAGGATCATTGTTGATAACAGTAGATGATTTTGTTACACAGCGAAGGTTGTTTAAACGAAAAAGATGTTACAGATGTCATAGAATCAATACAGAACTAACCCATGTAATTGAGCATGGGTTGACAAAATATTACTTGTGCAATGACTGTCCAAAAAAACATCATTTTCTACTACGACGTGGAGGTTCAATAATATCTGCAGTTACTGTGATTATCTTCTTTGTGGAACCTATCTCGGCTCACATAATTTTCATAATAGGAATGCTGATTTTCAATATAAAAAGAAGTGATTATGAAAACAGATTGTATTCCGAACAAGGTCGTTGCTATGACTGTAAGAAAAATAATGATACAGTAAGACTAATGCAAACTCAACACATTCCAAAATACTTTGTATGTTTTGAATGTCCTAGGAAATATGATGCCATTACAACTTCGGAGGGATAGTTTGACTGAAAAGATCGACAGCATTTGTTCTTTTTGCGGTAACAAAGTACAGAGATATTGGGATTTGAGATATAATGGAATGCGAGGCAAGTGTGATTATTGTGACTCAAACTGGCCTGAATCGTGAATAATTTATGAATCACTAGTAATATTTGCTATTAGTAGATGAAGTTACTACTTATTGTCTTTAGGAACTTTGTCTAGTGTTATTTATGGTCGCAATATCAGAATTGTGCTTTATTTGCTTGACAGAAATTCAAATTACAGGATCAAATAAGGGTAAATAATATGGACAGTGATGAATACAAATCCACGCCTCACATGCCATTTTTTATCTTAGGCAATGGTCATAGATATGATCTTATCAGGCTATTGTTGCAACATGATAATCTAAAACCAATTCAAATGGCTGAAAAACTCGACATACCTCTACAAAATTTTTCAAGAGAAATTAGCACTTTGTACAAGCAATGGGGTTGGTTAACAAGAGACAAAGATGATAATTATCACCTAAAACCATGGGTCAAAACTATGTGCAAAGTTTTGTTTTCCACATCATCATTTATTACAAAAAATATTGAATATTGGGAAGATCACGATTTCGGAGATATTCCGGATTCACTCCTACAACAAATCGGAGTTTTTGATAATACTTATCACATAAGAGGTAAAACCAAAATTGCTGATAAATGGAAAAAGATATACAAAAATGCTGGTGTTTACATTTACAACACGTTTTACGAGGCAGAGTACTCAAAAGAAATAATGGATATAGTTTATGAAAAACTCAAAAATGGCATTCACACTAGAACAATTTTTTCTGATGATTCTCACACATTGTTTCCAGATGATCACGGAGAAGTTACAAAAAAATTCTCCAAATTTAAGACAAAGGGGCAAATAGAACAAAGAACAAAGAACAAAGTTTCAGTATCTGTGGTAATGACAGAAAAAGAGGCATTTGTCATGTTTCCAAGGATCAAAGGACAGACAGATATTGAAGAGGCGTTTTACAGTGGCGATAAAGATTTTCATTTATGGTGTCAGGAATATTTTGATCATTGTTGGAATAATGCAGAACAATTCAGAAATGGAGACAAATGATGTCTTCTCACATTGATTTTATATCGGTCATAGGATTCGATATCGTAAGATCAGCTGATCCTAGAATACCAGGTGAGATATTAAAAGAAAGAAAGAAAGCATTCCGTAATTGTTTGCATGATTCAAAAACATATCAGACCTTATTGCATTATGCAAACGAGATTGGTACAGGTGATGGGGAATTTTTCATTGTAGATACAAAGGATTCTACAAAATTACTTGACATTGTAAAAGAAGTACAAAAAAATCTAGAGAAATACAATGAGTCTGTAAAAAACTCTGATTGGCACGTCATGATTAGAACGGGAATAAATGTGGGGCCTGCAGAAGTTAAACGAGAAGGGGGGAAAATAATCTACACAAGTGGGAATGCCATAGATTATACTAAACGAATAATGGATATTGGTCAAGAAAGTCATATTCTTTTAACTTCTAGTGCAGTCACAACAATTTTAGCTATCGATCATACATATCATGATAAAATTCAGTATATTGGAGAATATCCATCAAAACACGGAGAAAAATTCAATGTACATAATTACTTTGATAAAGAAATCGGAAATCCAAAAAATCCTCCAAAACATGATCTATCTTTAGATGGAATCAGTGATGAATTCAGGAAAAAAATAGAAAAGGAGATCAAAGAAAAATATGAATCCAAAATTAATGAAAATAAGGAAGAAAATACCAAGTTTATAAAAAAGCTGAAATTCACTTATCTTGGAATTATTGTTGCAATTGTTGCAGTTTCAATAATTTCGCTTGCCATACTATATTCAAGTAATATGAATTCAGAATTATATCTAGATGATATCTACGATAATCAATACAATACTGTCAAAGTATCCATAACAAATAAGATTCAAAGTTTTATTGATGCATCACATATTTTAGAAAATATCGTCACTATGGGTTACATAGAAAATGAAAATAAAACCTTGTTTATCGATAAAAAAGTAGGGGAATTACAAAACTCAGATTTATTTGCAATAAATAAGAAGCCAATTCAGAATTCTCTTTATTTTTACATGTTGAGTCCATCCCCAGAATGCAAATTTCTTCTATATCCATTTAAAATAGACATGAGTAGAACCAACGCAGTAGGGTTAGAATCATGTGATCTTGTAAATCAAGATTTGTTTATTACAAACAACTATCCTTCTACAGGGTCTGGAACTTTTGTAAATACCGTATCTCAGAAGATAAGATTGACTAATGGAGAAGGGTACGATTTAACCACTGGTATTGCTATTGATTGGGATAGCATTTCTGAAGATATAAGAAGAACCAGCATCAAATCATCTGATGTAAAATTTGTACTTGTTGATAGAGAACAATTTCTCATCATGGAGTGTACGTTTGATAAATGCAAGAGTATGAAAAGCTATGCTGTAGAAAACAGTCCAATAACTAAAAACTCTACGTATGTCAAATATGATCCGATAAACTATGGTGATTATGTGCTTTACAAAGATGAGGTATTCCAGGATAAAGAATTTCACATGTATGATACATTACGAAATAGAATCTTAGATGGTTGGAGACTCATCATGTACGTAATACCATCAGATCCATGATATTTTAATGAATTAATTTGTAAAAAACATAACAAGAACTAATGAAATCAAGCCTGTTTTAAGAGAATCCTCAACATACTGTTGAATTTTTGACTGTTGTTATTTTGATAGGCATACAATGAGATTATGTTGTATGGGAATACTTTGAAGGTATTACTGCTCCTTTTGGTTTTTGTACCGTTTGTGCGGATTGGAAAGACCATTAAAAATAACCCCCGCCATTATAGGACTATCGGTAGATTCTATGACTTTTGTATTTGTCATATTTCCAGTAATGTTTATTCTTCCAGGATTTGTCTCAGCCATGTCTTTGATATTTGTTGGATATTACATCAACAAGTGGTCAGAGCAATGGAATCAGCAATGTTGGATAGTTAGAAAATGAAAACTAGATTTTTGATAATTGGTGTGATTTTGTCTCTTGTGACTATTAGGAGATAAATCTGCTGGAATCAAGGGATTGGTATAAGTAAATAATCAAAAACCCCAATTTTCAAACTCCAATAATTTTGAAATAAATACTAGATAGATAAAGTAATTCTTGTGAAAACTGGATTTTTTGTGATTTTGGTTTTTTCTGTAATGCTTGCTATTTCTATGAATGATAATTCTATTTTTGCATCCCATAATTCATCTCATCATGAAGAAAAAACATCGATGAAAAACAATGAGAAATCCACTCATCACATTCCCTACAAAGGCGTATGTGCACCAGGTTTTACATCATTAGGAGAAATCTGCGTTCTCAATGACAGATGTGGTCCTGGAGCATATCCAGGTAAGGTTTGTACAATGGATGGTAAGACACAACCATACCTAAAACCCATACATCAGGGACATGCAGGAATCTCTGCAGATAACATAATCTGTGCAGAAGGAAAACATTTGATGTTCAAACAGCATGATGCATCTCCTGCATGTGTAAATTCCCATTCTGTTGAAAAATTAAAACACAGAGGATGGGATATTGAAAAACCAGGAATTGCTTGCACCAAGGAATACAATCCCATCTGCGGTACAGATAACAAAACATATGGCAACATGTGCATGCTGAATGCAGAACATGTTGTAATGAAGCACAAGGGAGAATGTATGATGCAATCATCAACACCTGGAGTCTTTCCAGATGTGTTGAAATTTACCAAAAATGCTCCAACCATAGATTCAGAGAAAGGATATAGCGTCATAGAGATTGCAGACGGAGTATACTGGTTGATCGGAAGTGGTTACCAGACAATGTTTCTAACTACAGGGCAAGGAGTAATTGTAATTGATGCGCCACAATCAATTGGAGAAAAATACATTGCTGCAATAAACGAGGTAACTGATGAGCCAATAACACACATGATATATTCACACCATCACCAAGACCATACCGGTGCTGCAGGACAGATATTTCCTGCAGATATACAATACATCTCACACAAGCAAACTGCAGATGTATTGATGCAAGAAAATGATCCAAATAGACCAGTCCCAACTGTTACATTTGATGATGACATGCACACATTATCTGTAGGAGACAAAACATTGGAACTGTATTTTGTTGGAAACTATCACTCAAACGGTGACCTCATAATTACAATTCCAGATAGCAACATTGCAATGGCAGTGGATTTGCTAAGACCTGGAATCACACCATATCGAGCATTTGCTGTGACTCCTGACATGGACCAGTATCTGCAAACTCATGACATTTTGATTAATGATTTCGATTTTGATGTATTGGTTTCAGGGCATACAGGAATTCTTGCAACAAAGGATCACATCAAGCAGAACAAACAGTTTGCGATGGATGTAATGAACAATATCAAAGAAGCAGTAACTCTAGTTGGTGCAGATAATGCTGTTGAAAAATGTGTTAAAATAACTACTGAACAATGGCAAGGAAAACTCAACAATTTAGATGAGTACATGACAGAGCATTGTCAAGCCATGAAAGACTATGTAGGATAAAGTAAAAACTAAATCCATCAAAGTAAATTACTTGAAATTTTAAAACTAGATTGAATTCAGTCCAATACAACCCATGTAAAAGAGAAACTCCTGAAAAGATCACTGGACAAAATTGTTAATATGTGGTAAGTGATATTTCTCATACAATGGCACAGACAACAGATACACCAATAGAAAAAAATTTAGACATAGGAATTGCAGAGCAAGACCGTGAAGGACTAGTAAGCATCCTCACATTACAGCTTGCAGACGAATATGCGCTGTACACCAAAACAAGAAACTACCATTGGAACGTAACTGGACCTCATTTCAATGACTACCACAAGTTCTTTGAAGGACAGTATGGCGAGATTGAAGTATTTATCGACGATATTGCAGAAAGGGTGAGACAACTTGGCGGCAAAGCCATAGGAACACTTGATGAACTAAAGTCACACACCAGATTACCTGAACATCCAGGACAATACCCATCAGACAAAGAAATGCTATCTAACCTGATTGCAGATCATGAGACAGTTATCAGGAATTTGAGAGTAGATGTAGAAAAGTCTGCTGAAAGTTTCCATGATGCAGGTACGAGTGACTTTC
Coding sequences:
- a CDS encoding DNA starvation/stationary phase protection protein, which produces MAQTTDTPIEKNLDIGIAEQDREGLVSILTLQLADEYALYTKTRNYHWNVTGPHFNDYHKFFEGQYGEIEVFIDDIAERVRQLGGKAIGTLDELKSHTRLPEHPGQYPSDKEMLSNLIADHETVIRNLRVDVEKSAESFHDAGTSDFLTGLMESHEKMTWMLRATANS
- a CDS encoding MBL fold metallo-hydrolase, which translates into the protein MKTGFFVILVFSVMLAISMNDNSIFASHNSSHHEEKTSMKNNEKSTHHIPYKGVCAPGFTSLGEICVLNDRCGPGAYPGKVCTMDGKTQPYLKPIHQGHAGISADNIICAEGKHLMFKQHDASPACVNSHSVEKLKHRGWDIEKPGIACTKEYNPICGTDNKTYGNMCMLNAEHVVMKHKGECMMQSSTPGVFPDVLKFTKNAPTIDSEKGYSVIEIADGVYWLIGSGYQTMFLTTGQGVIVIDAPQSIGEKYIAAINEVTDEPITHMIYSHHHQDHTGAAGQIFPADIQYISHKQTADVLMQENDPNRPVPTVTFDDDMHTLSVGDKTLELYFVGNYHSNGDLIITIPDSNIAMAVDLLRPGITPYRAFAVTPDMDQYLQTHDILINDFDFDVLVSGHTGILATKDHIKQNKQFAMDVMNNIKEAVTLVGADNAVEKCVKITTEQWQGKLNNLDEYMTEHCQAMKDYVG